TTCTGGTCGGTCAGGTAGCACGAGCGGGCCCGTTGCTCGAGCACGTCGGCGCGCGCGGACGGTTCGAGCGCGTCGGCGTGACGCAGCACACTGGCGAAGTGCGACGCGGCCTCACGGTGCGCTCCCATCCGCGCGGCCTCCCGACCGGCGGCGTCGGCGAATCGCAGGACCGCGTCGACGTCGCCCGCGGCCTCCGCATGATGTGCGAGCTGCGCCAGGTCGCGTCGATGCGCCGGCGACGATGCGAGCGCCGCGAGCACGCGTCGATGCACGGCGCGCCGCCGATGCGCCGGCGTCGCCTCGGCGACCGCACGCCTGGCCAGTTCGTGGCGGAACGCGACTCGTGATGGACCGGCCACGACCAGACCCGACGCCAACAGGCGTCGAGATTGCCGATCTCGACGCCCGCGATCTTCGCCAGCTCATCCACGTCAACGCGGGGCGGCACGGCCGCGACTGCTTCCAGCACGATGCGAGCCGGCTCGTCGAGCGCGCTCGCGCGCCCGAGGACCAGCTGCCGAACGCTCGTGGGCACCTCGTCGGTCGCCGACGCCAGCAGTTCGACAACGAAGAGGGGGTTACCGCCGGTCACCGCATGGACGTGCGCGCCGTCGCGGCCGTGCTGAGTGGCCATTCCGGTCACGGCCGACACCGACAACGGGTCCAGGGAGAGCTCGCAAACCCCAGGACTCGTCGCGAGCTCGCCGAGCACACGGCGCAGCGGATGGGTCAGGTGAACCTCGTCGTCGCGGTAGGTGAACACGAGCAGCGCGGGAACCGAGGCCACCCGTCGCCCCAGGAGGCGAACCACGTCCAGCGTCGCCTCGTCCGCCCAGTGCAGGTCCTCCAGGACCAGCACGGACGGCGCGGTCGCGCACAGTTCCCTCGAAAGCTCAGCAGCGACGTCGTAGGGCTGCGCTCCAGCACGCACCGCAGCGCGCAGCCTGCCACCGACGGCGTCGGCCACGTCCCGGATCGGCCCGAGCGGCCGCGGCGTGAACAGCGGGTCGCACGCACCACACAGGACGCGGTGATGCCCCGGCCGGTCGTCGCAGAAGGTCCGGATCAGCGCCGTCTTGCCGATGCCGGCCTCGCCGCGCACGATCGCGAGCCGACCCCCTTCCCGGACGACGACGTCGGCGAGCAGGTCGCCGAGCGCCCCCAACTGGGCGTCGCGTTCGACGAGTGGTGTGCCGTCGGCGTCACCCTTACCGCGGATGACCGGACCCGCTCGTGCGTTGAGCGTTCGACCGGGCTGCGACGACGCATCGTCGGCTGTCGCACCGCTGACGAGCCGACCTTCCAGGAGCATCAGATGCAACTGTTCATGGACGTGCACGAGCACATCGACGGACTGACCGCCGAGGCGGTCGCGCAGGCGCACCAGCGCGACCTCGAGGTGCAGGAGCGCTACGGCGTCGAGTACCGGCGCTACTGGTTCGACGAGGGCTCGGGCAAGGTGTTCTGCCTCGTCGCCGCACCCGACGCCGACACAGCCACTGCCGTGCACCGCGAGGCCCACGGTCTGGTCGCCGACGCGGTGATCCCCGTGACCGAGGGCCACTGATCCCACGATGACGAACGAGGAGATGACAATGACACGAACGACGATCACCGTGGCGCTTGCGCTGGCCATCGTCGCGGTCTTGGCACCGACAGCGCACGCAGACCCGTCCTTCGATACGTTCGACGCCAAGGACGGGTGGATCTGCGGCACCAACGAAGGCCTCGTGGACGACCACTGCCTGAACGCCCGCTCCCGCGGAAAGGCGCTCAACATCAAAGTGTTCGCGCCCGACCCGCGCGGACCGCAGGAGTCGGCGAGCTTCGATGCAAAGTTCGACGACCGGCCGTGCCCGCACGACAGCGGTTCCGACGATGGCACATGGTGGGAGTTCGCCGACGGCCTCTACGTCTGCCACCACTCCGGCACACAGCCGTGATCCGCCGCCCGCGCAGCTGCGGTGCTCCACGCCTGGCATCCGGTACCGCATCTGCGCCCCGGTCGACGGGTTCGCCGAGTGCGGCCATTGCGAGTTCACGGCTCACGTGCGCCGGTGGGTACGCGGAGATGTGGTCTGACCTGCGGCGATGCATGCTGTGACGACTCCCCCATCGGCGCCGACGAACCGATGCATGGCACACCCATGGCACACCTACAGGAAACGAGTGGCCACGAGTGACGGGTCAACCGGCACCGGTGCTACGAGGGCGCAGGCCACGTGAGCAGTCTGCCGTTCTCGGCATCGATCACCCGCGGCCAGGGAACCGCTTGTCCATGGCGGAGCCTGGGCGGCTCCGCCGCGGACATAGCTCCTGATGGTTCACATGTGGTCGGTGCCGGTCGATTGTGCATGCTGCACAGCGTTCCACGGACGAGCGGCGTGCTGATGGTCCGGCCTGGGCCGCACAATCCCGGTGACAGGTCAAGGTCGCTGTATCCGGACGGCGTCCGAGCGGGCGAGGTCCTTGCTGCTTGCCGTACGGGGAGCGGCCTGCCTATGTCGATTCCGGCTCCCAGGGAGTCGTCAGCTGGAAGTAGTTGCCGTCCGGATCGGCGAACGTGCACATGACCATCCCGCCGCCCCCGGGTTCATAAGG
This sequence is a window from Euzebyales bacterium. Protein-coding genes within it:
- a CDS encoding DUF4242 domain-containing protein, whose translation is MDRPRPDPTPTGVEIADLDARDLRQLIHVNAGRHGRDCFQHDASRLVERARAPEDQLPNARGHLVGRRRQQFDNEEGVTAGHRMDVRAVAAVLSGHSGHGRHRQRVQGELANPRTRRELAEHTAQRMGQVNLVVAVGEHEQRGNRGHPSPQEANHVQRRLVRPVQVLQDQHGRRGRAQFPRKLSSDVVGLRSSTHRSAQPATDGVGHVPDRPERPRREQRVARTTQDAVMPRPVVAEGPDQRRLADAGLAAHDREPTPFPDDDVGEQVAERPQLGVAFDEWCAVGVTLTADDRTRSCVERSTGLRRRIVGCRTADEPTFQEHQMQLFMDVHEHIDGLTAEAVAQAHQRDLEVQERYGVEYRRYWFDEGSGKVFCLVAAPDADTATAVHREAHGLVADAVIPVTEGH